The nucleotide sequence TCGACAGATTTGTGTTTGAGTATTGTATCATCCTAGTAGCATTTGTAAAAATTGCCAATGGTTTCTTATGTAGGGAGGCTTAGAACTCCTGAGGAATCAGAACAACgctgaaatttatttttatttgcataaatattagCATGACTGACACGGACAGATCTTTCGCCTGAGCGATACATGTAAGTGTCAGTATCCCCGGGACCATGGCCAATATCATGTGCAGccattacattgtaatttgtaattacattaTTGCGTACTCCCATGGAATCTTAACGCCACCCTACTAAGGCATGCGAAATACTTATCAGTCCCCTGCCacctctcctctctctctctctctctctctctctctctctctctctctctctctctctctctctctctctctctctctctctctctctctctctctctctctctctctctctctctctctctctttcgtCATTCCACTCCATTGAGCTTTTCGCAATATCTCCCTTTTAATACGATCTCCCCATCCCACGTTTGAGTATCTGAAAACGATAGACTTTTAAATCAATTGCTAGCATGACACGCATATCTCAATAAACGAATCAAAACAGTTTCAGCTTATTTTGCATATATCGATGGACATGTGCAAAGAAATTATTTAAAAGTTTTCAAGTTAACTACTTGGAGTGTTCAGCAAGATGGTGAATACTCTTACCTTTTAACTCCATATTTAAAGTTATCCGATGGAAATGAAATATGTTGATCCGTTGGGCGTTTTGATCAACCTTTagcatatacaaatgtattacacaGTATACCAGGAAGTGTTGCTTGCCTtggtaaatacatgtaccacgCTATAAACATCACGTGAGTAAATCTCAGAGTGTCACAATACTACCATTCACAAGCCGTCAGTTTCCGTGACAAGCATGAAGAATTGCTTGTTGTGTATGATCCATAAGCTTAAGACACTGTAttcatacacacaaaaaaaattgaacgtAATATGAACAACAATGTATCGATCAATAGAACAGtacatataatttatttaagatgatatttactttaaaaaaaaattcttgatcatttttgttttcaccaATATAGTGGTGAAATCATTCTTGGACATAACTCACACATCGAAGCTGTAAACTCCCAACAAGAAATGACGGCCTGATGAAATGATAAACTTACAGATTTTCACATGTACCTCCagtttactcaacacctccagcaaatttgAATCGTTCTGTCAGATCCGGTTAGACACTGGAGAAGAAtaagtgatttgtttgaaacatgtctgtttctcaatttaaagtggaagaagagaatttgtttatgaaatagTGCTTTACAGTGAATTTCTTTCTAAAACGCCGGGAAGGGATTATAGTAACGATAGTGTAAATATGCTATATAAACCACAACACCAAAAGTGAAAAAAGTTTAAAGCAAGGGCAAGTTTAAAACTCCACATTCATGTGAGAGAAGCAAACAAACGCATCCAGATGTAGACCTCTTATTTGTCAGGTAGCATCTCCTCGTTATGAGATGTGGTATCCACAGTACAATATCTATTTTAGACCACCTTATCGTGTCATGTCATAAACTTAGAAACCAACGTCTGACAGGTAAGTACTTCAACAAAGTCTTTTTGCATGTAGGTCACGCTATAAACATCACGTGAGTAAATCTCAGAGTGTCACAATAGTACCGTTCACAAGCCGTCCATTTCCGTGACAAGCACGATAACTTGTTTGCTATGCATGATCTATAAGGCACtgtattcatacacacacacaacaacaaattgaacGTAATACGAACAACAAAGTATCGATCAATAGAAcagtatatataatttatttaagATGATATTtatctaaaaaaataattcttgatcatttatgtaaattctTGATCATTGAAATAGTGGTGAAATTATTCTTGGACTATAACTCGCATATCAAAGTTGTAAACTCCCAATAAGAAAGGACGACTTGTGTAAATATTAACgaacataaaataatacaccttgtttacatataaaagctcagaccactatgatCTGAGATAAAAGTAAATGTTAGAGGACAACACAAAACCGATGTATGTAATGTCATGTTTAAATATAAAGAATAGTAAGTTATAAATTTGCGTTTTGATGTCCAATATATTTGTgtcctgttgttgttgttgttgttgttgttgttgttgttgtttatacaTGCATTGTAAATGAGCACGATTAACGTGTGTAAATAGGTCATTGGAGTCGTTTGTTGTCCCATGGATGGAGTATTACTCTGTATAATATAGCAAAGAGCAAAGTTATTGTGACTAGGATCCAATGGTTATAAGAATACCCAAAGCATTGTTTCCAGAATAGGAACgctataattaattatattaatactAGGGTTGATTGTCAGTTCAACATGTCAATCAGGAAGCCATGAAATGAACATTCAGGTCTTCACACCTCCagtttactcaacacctccagcaaatttgAATCGTTCTGTccgatccagttagacactgaagaaagacaagtgatttgttcgaaacatgtctgtttctcaatcaaaagtggaagaatagaacttgtgtatgaattgcAGTACTTTCCATGATGAATATACACAGTTTTATAATAAAAATTCACATTGACTCACTAACTTTAAGTCAAATATCTAGACTGTTCTGTTCGACCGTTTCTGTTGACTTGGAAGTTTCCGtagttgaatacatgtagtatgtgtTCAATGACCAGAGTTTTCACATTGGAATTATATTGATAATACATTGTAGTACATGGTGTAATAAGTATACAATTACAGTGGATTTCTTTCTAAAACGCCGAGAGAAAAAGTTTGAGTGGGGTTATAGTAACGGTAGTGTAAATATACTATATAAACCACAACAGCAAAAGAAAGCCATTCAACGACAAAACTGGCCAAGTTCTGAGTAACATTGCAAACAAGGAACACAATTTCTGTGTGTAAAATCTAGTTAGATATTTTGCGTGTCCCTTTTCCAGAATTTATTTGATTAATCTTGCTACtgttttatacatttgtaaatgtttgtGAAAATCGTTGATTTATTAATCATTGTGCTCTTCATGATGTCGAATGGTGTTAGATTTTCACAAATAGAGACATACATTCTGTGAAATCATGTATATAGTGCATGGTTAATGCGACGCACTACAGACTGGTATCATAGTCGTCACTATTTGCTTCATACTCTGCTGTTGATTCATCGAGACATACTCCACTGTCTAGAATGTCATGACCACTGAAGTCCTTGCAGAGGCTACCGTGACTACATCTAGCTGTAAGCATTCGGCTGTCGTCCTCATGGCGATCTGTAAAAATATATGGTTTCAAATATTATGGGAAATATAACAAATTATGGACTTGTTTGTTTTACAATCCGATAAATATACGTGTTGTACGGCGATTTTGAATTCATGGGGAGAGTTGAAATTGGAAGGGGAATTTCCTATAAAGCAGCTCTGCAGTTGTaaacatacttacatgtacttgttttgCCTCTCGTCTCATCGACAGTATTATCATTTGAACTTTGCAGATATGCACTGTTGGTAATTGGGTTGATATACTGTCGCCGTCGACGAATAGAGTTACATGTCTCCCTATACGAAACGTCTTCTGTAACAACCTTTTGATCTACGCTTGCAGTTGCACCATCTGGTTCCTCATCTACGTCTGCACAGCAGCCGTCATCGTCATCCGTCGTCACAGAGGATGGAAGTTGGTGGCAAACATTCAGGTTTCCTTGTAACAAATTTAATGAGAACATATCAGAGAAAATGTTGtctaaatatagaaatatatatcaGTTTATACTATTTAGATTTGTCAATATTCACAGTAtgcaaaaacaaaaatagatgCAGCAGGACTTTCAAAGAACAATCTGTACTTTCAGGCAATAAGGGAATGAGCAGAATTTACAGCGCGGGGGCACGAAAAAAAATGGAGGTGCGGAGGGGGCCCTTGAAATTCAAGTTTCTGATGGCCAGAAGAAGAGGAGGGTGTGAAATGTGTTCATGATTTGAATCAAATTAAACCCCAGGAAGGGGTCATACTATATAATtgcatatataaaaatatatgtgtaGCCTGGGCTGGGGCTTCGACAATTCTTgggttcttttttttttgggggggggggagcatgAAATTGTTTGAGTTCGTGAATGGTGTGGAGCGGCAAAAAAACACTATGAGTGATAGTGAAAACCAATCACTATTTCGTACCTGGAAGGAACAAATCCGCACTTCCCTTTTTGTCGACCACCTTAGGGTCTTTTGCACCAAATGATCTCGAAATTGTACCCTCAGGATAGGGCTTTACCGAACGGCCACCTGTAAAGAGGTGCAAATAAATTGTTAGGTTGAAGACAGGCTCAATATCTGGAAAACTGGGGTatcattatatttattaatatacaTTGCACATTGTCATAGTAACAGATTATTAAAGGTCGAGGTTGGGTGAGAAAAAGTTGTCCGGTATAGCAATAACAAGGTTGTCCTGGACAAAAGAATTGTCATATCTCATCCTTTTGGATCCGCCGATAAGAGAACGCTAATGCGATGACCTGAGATTGACACATTGGCCTTTAGTTTAAACGCCGTGTATCTCACCATTAATCGGAGTCCTGTCGAAGCTAGGCTTATTTCTGATGACAATATTACAATGATGTCAATCCTATTTTCTTTTTATTGGGTTTCAGAGAGGACTCTGACTACAATACTCACTTTTTTCTACAGGAACGGCTACCCATTTATTTGGACCATAGATCGCATGGATTTCTCCGTCTTCGCTACGTTTGTGAAGCATCAGGGAAACTGATATACGGTAGAGACCTGACGTCAAATCACGGAATTCCCACATCATAATACTTGGATTCTCCAATAACTTGGTTACACCCCCTTGCTGTCCCTGCAATGCACACGTTACTCTATACCCGGTGTGACTGTACACAGACGTACTCCAACGAGCACGTACTGAATCCTTCGTTAATTTGGTCACTTCCAGTGCGTCGACATGTTCAAAGCCTACACAAGATATAATGTGTTAGACTTACTAGAATTGTATGAATTCGTTAAATATGTCAAACATCAAACAAATAAAGACaacagtttgatttgatttgatttgatttattactctAGGTCAATGCATCCATAAATGGATTTACCAGGACCATTGAGTTGCAGAGACTCGTCACCAACTCCAGTCCAATTCACAGGTGAGTTTTGCCAGCAAAACTCACGTCTGTGTACAGTGTAAGATATAATGTGTTAGACTTACTAGAATTGTATGAATTCGTTAGATATGTCAAACATCAAACAAATAAAGACAACAGTGTgaaatttccaaatgaaagagacatacatgcatgcacgcacacacacacacacacacacacgcacgcacgcacagacacacacacacacgcacgcacgcacgcacgcacacacacacacacacacacacacacgtacgtacgtacatacatacatacatacatacatacatacatacatacatacatacatacatacatacatacgtaaacAAGCTGGCAAAACTCACCTGTGAATTGGACTGGAGTTGGTGACGAGTCTCTGCAACTCAATGGTCCTGGTAATTCGCTCGGCTCGTTGCTGTCGTCGAATGTTGGGAATTCGCTTTGGGGAAGTAATGCCTTGTCTCCTGGTACCATTTGAGTGTCTTCATCCTTGTTTTCGTCTGCTTCAGTCTTCATTTCAGAACTGATGCGTTGACACATCTGTTGGAACTTACTTTCATCTAAAGTCACTTTCAGACGTATGTCCCTTCCACCAACAAGCTCTCTAATCTCGTCCGTAATTAACAGTTTGTTGAATAATTCCTCCAGTTTGCCATCCTTGCTATCAGAAATCATCCTTACGGCACCTGATTCATCCTTCACCTCTAAGTCTAAGAGAATACAACCAGACTTTGCTTGCTTCAATTCAACCGAATACTTCTCTTCTATCGGTCCAATAATGGCCATGTTACGTAGTCTTTCTGTAAGGACTCGTTCAATGATGGAAGTAACAGCATCAACCATATCTGTTTGGTTGTGAGGAGCAATGACGACGTCTATTTCAACATTCTCACTACTGTCCCCTGAAGACAGAAATATACACGCCATGTATTAATGAATCAagttaatttcatatttttcaaatgttcACTCGTGTCTAAACCACCGTGAAAACTAGCAAAacatattttctgtgtatgattAAAAATTATAGACATGGAAAATGGTGACCTAATCATATACACAGACTAATGTTTATTTCGAATGATGACGGGGGTAAACTTGAACTTTAGAAGACGAATACTCACCTTGACCTGACTGTTGTGTCATCTCTGTACCAGCAGCAATCTCACTTTCATCCAACAGTTTAAACAGATCATGCTGTGTCACTTTGAGGGCGTCCTTAAACACCTTGTAGGCTTCTTCGGTCCTAGGAAGTTCGTAAAGAAGTCGAATGACTCCGTCTGTCCGGCATTTCTGACAATCAGAATCAATAATTTCACGGGCACATGTACTGATAGCTTTTCCTTGAATGAGATACGGGAGGACAAACTTGGGGTCCAAATTTTCCAGTATTGTTACCAAATTTTGACGAATCGGAGCAATGTATTCTCGTGTCGCCAAGTCAACAAATTTTCTTAATATGTCGCCCAAATCTGGATTTTTGCACTCGTTCTTTTCCAGAATACTCTTCAGGTAGTTCACCCTTTTAAGCAGGCTTCCAGTGTCCATCGTCAGATTACAGAAATGGACATGGTCTATATACCTTTCGACATGCAGTTTGGCCACAAACATGGAAAAATCCGCTGAGAATAGAATAGACAGATAGATTATATGTCTGCAGCACATTACCAATACTCTGAAACTGATTTTTCAAAACAACACTTTCGAGCAATTACTAGTTCTTCTTTTCTCACAGAtg is from Glandiceps talaboti chromosome 1, keGlaTala1.1, whole genome shotgun sequence and encodes:
- the LOC144439339 gene encoding uncharacterized protein LOC144439339 is translated as MEMSDLHNTDTRNTNSEEINVNQRGTSYQNAEQIPSTEYDACNGEREEETSDENSDDSNNNENLNTCESVNSKLGDIQASCRDSGIGTLPRITMEKPICPADFSMFVAKLHVERYIDHVHFCNLTMDTGSLLKRVNYLKSILEKNECKNPDLGDILRKFVDLATREYIAPIRQNLVTILENLDPKFVLPYLIQGKAISTCAREIIDSDCQKCRTDGVIRLLYELPRTEEAYKVFKDALKVTQHDLFKLLDESEIAAGTEMTQQSGQGDSSENVEIDVVIAPHNQTDMVDAVTSIIERVLTERLRNMAIIGPIEEKYSVELKQAKSGCILLDLEVKDESGAVRMISDSKDGKLEELFNKLLITDEIRELVGGRDIRLKVTLDESKFQQMCQRISSEMKTEADENKDEDTQMVPGDKALLPQSEFPTFDDSNEPSELPGPLSCRDSSPTPVQFTGFEHVDALEVTKLTKDSVRARWSTSVYSHTGYRVTCALQGQQGGVTKLLENPSIMMWEFRDLTSGLYRISVSLMLHKRSEDGEIHAIYGPNKWVAVPVEKSEYCSQSPL